In Glycine max cultivar Williams 82 chromosome 10, Glycine_max_v4.0, whole genome shotgun sequence, the DNA window TCATCGTGCTTATCCGCCATTCTTCAATACTCATTTTTGAATCAGAgcctggctctgataccaagaaaacaataaatggAATTTGTTGTTCTGCCTCTATTAGAAACAATCGATAGATATATATACAAGGTCATCCAACCACCTAACTAAGATTTCTCCTATAGCTTTTCCTGACATATATGATACAACTATCTATCCTAAAAATAAGTGATCCCAATAATCAAGAGATCAAgatacaaaatagaattaaaatacaataagaATTAATACATACAATCAGAATTAACACAAATAGAATCAATTAAGATCAGCACAATCATGTAGCAATATTCTCAATACAATTAGGATTAGCACAATCATACAACAATATTCTCAAAATTCTGCATTATATAATCATCGTCTTTCAGCCCCCTGGACTCTTTACAACCGTTGGGTGAATTGTATAGATCCAACTAAAAAGTTTAGTTTTAGCATTTTACATATCTTTCAGCCCCCTGACAAGCTTGCTTCTTTTGGTGCATAGAATgcaggcaaaaaaaaaaatagtaagtgTCATGAATCTATGACATAAGCTTCAACCAATTAACATTGTTTGTATGACAACTGTTGTAGTTGGACAGCAATCACACAGTTTATCCACCATGGAATGCTTTATGTTCCTATTGGTTATAGTTTTGGTATGCTTTATGTTCCTATTGGTTATAGCTTTGGTGCTGGAATGTTCAATTTGGAGTCCACAAAAGGAGGAACTCTATATGGTGCTGGAGTTTTTGCTGGAGATGGTACAAGACAAGCAAGTGAAATGGAGCTAGAGCTTGCAGAGTATCATGGCAAGTATATATGAAATTAGCCCATAAAAGCTAGATTGGATTCTGTGATTAAAATTCCATTAAGCCCTCCTAGCTAGGTTAGCATTCTAGTCTATCCCAAccaatgttgttaatggcggaTGGCGGTTCATGGCGGAAAGCCAAAAATCCACCATAAAAATATGGCGGATGGCGTAGCGGAAAATGGAGAATGTCATGGcggacaaaaaaatatatacatatatataaactcattgaaattgaaaaaaaaacatggattgcattcaaataaactaaaaaagtttcatgagttcatacaataatcaagtaccaacaccaagtaaactcattaaagagttcaaaataagaaaatgataaaaacataatgCAAAGTGCAAAGTGAAGGTTCGGGCTCTAATCATCTTCTCCAATCCCAACATAATCATCTTCGTTATTATCATATGGTAATGGAgcatctccctctccctcttccCCATCAGATGCCTCAAAATTGAccatgatttcttcttcttcagattcAAGATCAATATTCTCCTCAAAATCTAGATCCTCATCATTTTCTTGGACTGCTTTTTGCTTCCTTGATGAAGATCCAACAACCATTGCctgtttttttagtagtttggGTAGCAGCAACACTTgttgttttttgctttttccGCCTAGTATACATCCTACACTCCAACCCCCGAAGCCTAATACACAGTTGCCTAATTTAgagcatcatcatcttcaaataccaaatcatttccagcatcattatcatcatcttgaTCCATCTCTCCCACGATCCATTCATTGCacacatcaatatcattaagagaaattggatcaatttcatctctTGCATTATATCCTTGCTTCAATTGTTGGTTGTATTTGACAAACACCAAATCATGCAACCTCTTGTGCTCAAgcctatttcattttttggaaTGAATCtacaacataacaaataaattttgatttcaatctcaaatatactccaaataaaacttgatcatcaaaattaaataaaattaaaaagtatagttAGAGTTTTGTCACAATTACTTGCTCAAACACACTCCAATTTCTTTCACATCCTGAAACACTGGAAGtcaaactcaaaattttaatagctaGCTTCTGCAAATTTGGAGTTTGTGACCCAAACATTCGCCACCAATATGCTGCAATACCAATTACCAACTAAAAGCATAACTTAGAATTCTGAATTATAACATTAATACATAAGAAAATAGTATAGTATTTGTATTTGTCATATGGTAAAAGTTTCTTACTAGgagaatgggttttcctttgagcCATTGCAAAGTCAAAACCAAAGTGTTCAGCACCAATCTTGTAAAGATGCAACTCGGTTAGAATTTTCTGTTGCACATCAAATTGTGGAATTAACTTCTTAATGCACTCAAACAAACCATTGGTGacctcaaaatcaaactccaagtCAGTGTTGTCATAAAAGAACTTTGGATTTAAGAAGTGGGCAGCTGCATGCAATGGCCTATGAAGCAGAAAATTCCATCTTTTATCAATGATTGCAAACACATCTTTATACTTGCTTTCATTGTTGTTGAAAGACTtgataattgtttcttttgccTTGTCCATTGCTTCATAAATATAGCCCATGGCTGGTTTCTTTTCACCATCCACAAGACGAAGCACTTTCACAAGTGGAGCCATGACTTTAAGAGTGTAAACCACACTATTCCAAAAAAAAGGCATGAGCACTACCTTTGCAGCTTCTTTTCCCTTAGGCTCCTTAGatagcttgttcaaggtccattcATCAGAAGTAAACATCTTTCTAATATTAGTTTTCTCTTTATGGAGCCTTTCTAAGGTTAGATAAGAAGTGGCAAATCTAGTTATAGCATGTCTCACCAATTCCCTcttgtttataaaatttctcAACAAACTTAAGATACTAGAATGGGTATAGATAAACCCAACTAGATTAATTTCCCTTCTAATTGTCTTCCTTATCAAGGGAAGCTTCCCAATATCTTCAAGCATCAAATCAATACAATAAGTTGCACAAGGAGTCCAATAAATATGTTTCCTTTTCTCCTCTAACAACTTACCCTCTAAAACATAGTTGCTCCCATTATCGGTTACAACTTGAACAACACTCTCTTCTCCAACTTCCTCCACAATGGCATCAAGCAACTCAAAAATCTTTTCACTTGTCTTTAAAAAATCAGAGCCATCAACAGACTTCAAAAACATGGTACCAACTTGAGAgttaatcaaaaaattaatgatgcatCTTTGTTTCCGATCAGTCCATGCATCGAACATAATAGTACAACCATACTTGACCTATTGCTCCCTATGGCCTTTCATCAAATTTTCAGTATACTCAACTTCCTTCTTCAGGAGTGGAACTCTGATGTCATGATAGCTAGGAATGGGCAAATGTGGCTCATATTGACGAATGGCTGCAACCATATTCTTAACGCTTTTCAATTTAATGAGGTTGAATGACAAACCGCTTGGTACCAAAAGCGTGCAATATGTTGATGCACCTTCAATACTTCATTCTTATCCATTGACTCTCTTATGTTCATTTGCCTCAACATCTCCATTTTTCTTCGATTGATTGCATTTTCtaaattcttacaaaattttTCCATTGGTCCTTTTTTAGTCCCACACTTTGTCTTTGCACTTGCAGTAGCATTACAAGAGTCCGCAAACTCATCATTTTCACGTCCATCACATCCAATTGATTCACCAAATTCAAAATCTCTTATATTTGTCATATTACCACTGCCAGAAGTACTGTAAGTGGTCCCACTTTTTTTTGTAGTCATATATTCCTTCAACTCTTCGACTACATTTGGTGGAGTTTTCTTGCAAGCTGCAATGTTACCCGACTTCCTAATCAGGTGTTGTTAGGCTCTGATTATTCCTCCCTTTGTGATTTTTTCACAGAAATTACAAACAATTGTGTTTGTATTCCTTCCACCAGTGGATGACAATATTTCCAGCTTGGGTCTGTCTTATTTTTCCTCGTTGCACTTGTAGTAGCAGCATCGGATGATGGTTCAGCCATTTAAAAGAGGACTGAAcagaagaaaaattatggtgtcaaatagaaaaaataaataaaaatgggactgtcaaaagtaaaaagagagtgtcaaatagcaaaaggaaaaaagaaaagctaaggagtgtcaaacaacaaaaacaaaattaaaaaaaaattaagctagCACGCACCACTTCGTAAAAGCCGCGATGTTCACTGCCTTCGTGAGGGTAGTCGCTGCCGTTCGTGCCGGTGCTCGTCACCGCTGTGGGGTCGTCACTGCTGGCTGCGTTCTGCGTGCGGGGGGTCGCGAttgggtgcaggggttgctcttTTAGTTGGAGTAGTGCTGCGTTCTGAATTCTGATTCAACCTGCGTGGGAGGGGAGGGCTGCGCTTTTGATTAACTTACCGGGTAGGGTTGGGTCGGGTCAGCACAATTCCTACcgcgaaaaaaaaaaacaaaaaaaaatgctatttcCGCCATGCCGCCATAATCGCCATGACCGCCATGGCATCGCCATTCGCAACCCGCCACGCCACTGCTATTCGGtggcattttttcaaaaaaccatcACGCCTTTCCGCCATGGCACTGCCATCACCGCCATTTGACAACACTGGTCCcaacaaatcaaataatattttcatcaatataatgatagatttaaataaataaaaaatcgatGTAATATTCTtcgttataatttaaaatatgtcaCCACACCAATATAGATTTTCAACGTGAAATGTCATCTTTGTAGTATTGTTAGCCTTAACTCAATCACACTAAGGTATCTTCCCCTATCCCTAGGAGACAAACTAATTACTTTTCTATTAGGGAATAAACAACTTAAATGATTAACAGAGTGTTAGAAACAATGTTATAAAACTCAGACCAATGATTGACTTTATATAATACTATGCCAATGGGTTACAACCTGAATTAGTGAgttattaattgaattttatgatCTAGAGTTATACACTTTTTTTCCCCAAATATATGTCAACAAATCCATACAGTGTAGTGGTCTAAATTTTGTACGCTATTAGGTGTTATGTTAATTTGATCCTTGCCTACTTTAATACCGCTTGCTTTGTACACGAGAgagtaaaacaagaaaaagctAGCAACCAAGGACTGAGCCAGCCCCCCTCCCGGGGGGAaatgtatacatatataaatttatacgaaatattattaatctatatattataaaacattaattaaaataacaatatatataaaatatatctttttgaatttttcatagcataaaaaatatatttaaatatatttttcgttcttacaatttagtatttttttttcatttttgtctctgtgatttcttttaatcattataaaatgtgttcgttttattttttatacttaaaaagcTTTAAATAGTTCTttgaatagttaaaaaaatgcttcgaatagtaaaaaaaaaatgttatgtaaAATGCTTTAAgaacgaaaatgaaaaaaatactaaattgtaaagataaaaaagatattcaAGCCTACACTtatctataattaaatttacactagaattttcaaatcaattttataataaattttctttgttgacgaaagttaataaataaattttaattttcaaatcaattaaaactaaatcagTATAAATGAAAGActaataaagttatttgatttctaaaaaaataaatttattttattgcaaatgaaactatttttaacttttaaaataacaataactaattataaaaataaaatattacttgaaCAATTACACTtgaaatttttatcttatataagTTAAAAAGAATGCAATTATCTCTACTTTAAAgtctataaagaaaaaaataaaaaatttatttaaaataagaaaaatgtcattatgttaaatactgttatctacaaaattaaatcttattaaataaaaaataatattaaaaatataatctatatatataccaaaaaaatattgcaaaaaATTAGGGGAAGTATCTTTTTGCTGGGAACatcatcaacaaaaaattattatgttcaCTATTTTTCATCCACCGATGCAGAAAATTATCCAGTTTTCCATTCTCGTATGAGGCCGGAAAGTTTATTGGCAATAGGTCGGCAGAAGAATTTTCGGGGGttatttgattcattttttttagttttattcataaattaatattaatttatcttcgaataaatttgtttattttcttagtttctatccaatatttttttttaatagaaactaagaaaaaaagaaaataaattattatttgaatattcttGAACACAACTAGAAAATGGATCCAATACTTCAAAATAGAATTAAGCTTAGAGTCATATGAATGAAAATCTCATGCAAGCACGAATTTCTGGAGGGGAGAAGGCACTAGTACTAATCCccttttcttaaaatttctcaTGTACATTATTAAGTAAAATCAAGTAAAGTTATTTCTCACAGATTTCTAGATCTATCCGTCCAAGAGCACGATAGAAAGTTATTATTACATAGACTATAttgatttaagaaaaagaaaaaagttattacaTAGAGATGTTTTAACCTAGTTTGATGACATCAACATCAAATCAATAATATATGATTCTAAGAATTAACTCGAACTGGTTAgtacaccaaaaataaaaaactcgaACTAGTTATAAGTTTTATTCCTAATCCATCCGACCAATTAGTTTAATAACACTAGTTAGAACTTAAAACATTCGAAACAcacacttgaatcttgaaaggACTAATCATACGCAGTCTATAGGCTGGTATCTGAggcttaataataataataataataataataataataataataataataataattattattattattattattattattaagttaaaaaattattaaaaattaaccctttatgaaaaagataaaagcaaatattttcatcattttatatttattattattattattattattattattattaggttaaattactcatttgaccAATTTCAAGTTCACTTCTCAACCAATCACATTTCCCACTCGGATGAGGTTGACACATCACCTGACTCACCTTCATGTTGGCTCATGATCTAGGAAAGTGTACCTAATCTAGTAGTAAAGAAACAATAAGTATTATGTATTGTATTCACAAAGACTTGGtgtaatatttatgaattgagcAAAAAATGTAATCTAAAACATTCACTGCAGTGTGTTGTCAATTTGTTTTAGTGAGTGAGACATTGTTTTTCAGTTTTCAAAAGAGAATTTTGTTGTAGCAAGACCTGAGTTTGCTATAGCGAGAAAAGAACAATtggtggattttgaaaaaaatttggagcaaaaatggaaatcaaagaaaaaaggcATTGCTGACTTGAATTCCATAGCATTCAACATATGGAAGTCAATTTCTAATCATTTTCCTAGTTCAATGCAACCAAGATTCAGCTCAATTGATTAATCCTAATTCCTTATGTGATTAATCTTTTATTCCTAAGCTAAATTCCTAATTCCTTAGGTAACTTAACCAAGAACTCAGAACATGAACAATGAATCTCTTCAATGCAAACATTGATTTCATTCCCGAAATTAAGCAATCACGCAATTCcaattcaaatctagaatcaatttttttcaacaCAATTCAATTCCTAAAAGCTAGTTTGATCAAGCCTAGCTAAGCATGCATTTAAGCAAATATTTGGAATATGATCATATGtataacaaagaaaataaatcagaaaatgaagaatcaCATACTTGGTTACTACTTCATTCAATTAACAACTTCAATGTATAGCTTCAATGGATCTTGATTTGgtctaaaataacattaaaatcaaaagttacaatagagagagagagagagagagagagagagagggaggaaAAAAATGCAAATCTATAAGTCTGAAtcgaaaaaatgacaaaaggtgcCACTTATGATGTTACAAGTTATTTTAGTTAGAGcgaaatctatttattttttctgtcaCATTAGACTTTCATTGTAGCGAGGACACTTCTTGCTACAACGAGGCTTCATCTTTTGCAAATGAtacttcacttgaatcttcttgcTCTATGACCAACTTTCGCTATGGTGAGAGTTGTACTCGTTGTGGCGAGTGCTTGCTCAATATCTTAGTCTTCAACATTCATATTCGTTGTGGCAAGTCTTCACATTCATTCACTTGATAACTGGTCCTCTTTTGCTGTGGTGAAGGGTCATCTAGCTATGGGTCAGCTTAAGTCTGCAACTTATCAAtcctttaaactaaaaaatatctttgtaacatcaaaatttaaaacaaaacaataaaaactctctttttattttctgaaatgattttttataatagtttatTCACAATAGCAacaatatattaacaaaaatcctaaaaaagTTAGGCTAATTGCTCACAAAAACAAAGTGTGAGAAACAATTATCACCTCACCCGCACACAACATTGTGGAAGGATAATAAAAGGGTCATCTTCAATTACCTTTGTGTTTTGGGTAACATTGGGGTAGTTATGAAAAAATGGTCAAGGTTGTGACATCTTTAATTCACGTGTTtggacttttttgtttttttgctttAATTGATGAGGTGCTTGTCATTGAAGGGAAAGTTAAAGTTGTGGCCTTAATGAATCATCCTTGTGTTCCaatgatgtttttgtttttattttggattgTGAAGAGTTCCATGAGAGTTGGGGATTTATGTACTAGATCTATTTTGTTGGAAAATGCATATGTATTATTGAGAAGAGTTGCATGAGATTTTGGATTGTAAATTGtcttttcttccaaaaaaatTTTCAAGGTTAGTGCATATGTATTATTGTCAAGAGTTGGCATGAGGTTGTGGATTGTGAATTTTCTTTATGTTCCaaatatgttttctttctttctttttttctttaattgattTGACGGTTTTTAAGCTGctagatattttaatttgaaattctaaATGAATATTGATGATTTTAAAACCCACCACAAATTGTTGCTTAAAAATTTAATGGACATATGAACACTTAACAGAGCCAACCAAATGGTCGGgactacaaaatataaaaaattttaaaataatgattgcATGCATTTTATGAATTCCATTTTGGCTTAATGATACTTTTGGTCCTTAAGGTATCACAATTGAGAATTGAAATACCTAAAGTTTCAATTGAGCTAGTTGGATCCCTCAGCTATCACAAATGTGTGACTTTAGTCCCCTATATATCAATTGCGTCAATTGGGTCCTCATGTACACAATTGTATAAACTTCATTTAAGTATTGTAATTGTGTGATTTTAGTCCCCAAGGTATCACAATAATGTGATTTTTTCCCTGAAAAATGATAGTTCTAATAGtgcaattataaattttaaggtaCTAAAATCGCACAATAGAGACATCTAAGGCACTCAATTGTCACAATTGAAATCTAAGGGACTAAAATCACACATTTGTGATACGTAGGGGATCCAATTGGCATAATTGAAATTTAGGAgactaaaagtataattaaaaatgtattttaattacttaaaatacattaaatattttacttatctatttaaaatacattaaataattcTTTGACCCCCTACGAAATGGAATGGAGATTTAATTATTTGGGCTGTTCTATTTTAAGCCTACCTCCAAACTCGACCTACCTTAGTTGAAGATGAGAAAATGAAAATCCCCAACCAAAGTTCAAAAGGTTGAAATTTCTAATAGAATTagatttttatgtatttaagaTGCCCTTTCATTCAAACACTACATAATGCAGAAACTACATCACAATTACAAACTCCACTAACAAAGCAAAGAAACAACATAAAGGAAACATAGTTTACCAATACATGATGAAGACTATTCAACATAACGAAAACATAAGTCCTAGATAATCAATCCTAACCACACCCcaaacattaatttgattaagcTAGTGCTCATTCTAAaacatatcaaattaaaaaacaatgacTAAATCTTTAAATAGGGCATCATCAATTGAATGCCGTATATGGTATGTGCAAATGATTTTCTATATAAACCATTTGGGGTACAGAAATGTATATCTGTACTGAGTTTTTTTCCAGGTAGTTTTCTTTTACAGCGTCAGTCTTATCTGTTATTTGAAGAATAATTTGGTTTAATAATTAGTTAAGGAAAATGATAGTTAATTTATTACCAAAGGAGGGCTATGAAATAGTTTTTAGCATACTCCTTCTAACACCCCATCTGTAATTAGTTggaatttattgaaaactacaaattcaagagagagaaaatcaTTACATATGATGTGGGACCCAACAAATTTTGTCATTTCCAATGaatgtcaaccaataaaagaaaatgtattgaaaataattggttcctaacttttatcttttttactaTATGTCAATTATATTTTGGTACAATTGACTTTATACTCCCATTGCAGTTTGCACCACTGAGAAATGAGTCATATCATGTTGAACTTGTTTATCTGAATTTGACTAGATAAGAATCAGTTATGTTTGAAGctcaatttgaatttattttttttcaagctgAAAGTCAATTCAATTCAAGCTCATGAACCAATTTGGTTTAGATCATTAACTCGATtcgatttaaaattattatgttacattaatttatttcataaaaatggaattaattagaagttaattatatgaatttgttaatataaaatattaatatatatatatatatatatatatatatatatatttgatattatatataattaatgtggaagcaatgacttccaagattattttgatgatgtcaaagaatcaagagttaagcaaattccaaagattcaagaatcaagtttcaagattcaagaacaatcaagatcaagattcaagactcaagattcaagattcaagagaagactcaatcaagataagtactaaaaaagtttttcaaaacattgagtagcacaagaatttttcacaaaatcttttaccaaagagtttttgctctctagtaatcgattaccataaggtagtaatcgattaccagtagccaacattgttttcaaaattgatttacaaagctgtaattgattaccatgagcatgtaatcgattaccaatgttttaaaacattagaattcaaacttcaacagtcacaactagtgataaaacattttcaaatcagttttaacttgtgtaatcgattacacaatacttgcaatcgattaccagtgtttctaaacgttttgattttcaaatttaaacatgaagagtcacatttgtttttacgcacggggaaggtattagcaccccacgcgtctgttACAATGGACGACAACTtgtaatcaagtgtgcaaatatgacttcaaaatgttttattttccctttttatgtctttttg includes these proteins:
- the LOC100803072 gene encoding uncharacterized protein, which translates into the protein MFLKSVDGSDFLKTSEKIFELLDAIVEEVGEESVVQVVTDNGSNYVLEGKLLEEKRKHIYWTPCATYCIDLMLEDIGKLPLIRKTIRREINLVGFIYTHSSILSLLRNFINKRELVRHAITRFATSYLTLERLHKEKTNIRKMFTSDEWTLNKLSKEPKGKEAAKVVLMPFFWNSVVYTLKVMAPLVKVLRLVDGEKKPAMGYIYEAMDKAKETIIKSFNNNESKYKDVFAIIDKRWNFLLHRPLHAAAHFLNPKFFYDNTDLEFDFEVTNGLFECIKKLIPQFDVQQKILTELHLYKIGAEHFGFDFAMAQRKTHSPTYWWRMFGSQTPNLQKLAIKILSLTSSVSGCERNWSVFEQAMVVGSSSRKQKAVQENDEDLDFEENIDLESEEEEIMVNFEASDGEEGEGDAPLPYDNNEDDYVGIGEDD